A genomic stretch from Clavelina lepadiformis chromosome 5, kaClaLepa1.1, whole genome shotgun sequence includes:
- the LOC143460551 gene encoding ribonuclease inhibitor-like codes for MICEFVKCCSTFNRFSVAGVRDGDRAAKAIAQCMHKLKHLEIKNCDMTSSGIKALSDVIGSLPEHQMVDLDFSLTKVNNDGAQFLSTCLSNIKQLYIPDSGITAEGAEFISDGLLQLTKPMEGIYLWDNDIGDVGAAALARSLHKIK; via the exons ATGATTTGTGAATTTGTAAAGTGCTGTAGTACT TTCAACAGATTCTCTGTGGCTGGTGTGAGAGATGGAGATCGTGCAGCTAAAGCTATTGCTCAATGTATGCACAAGTTGAAGCATCTGGAAATCAAAAACTGCGACATGACGAGTTCTGGTATAAAAGCGTTATCAGATGTAATCGGGAGTCTGCCAGAACATCAG ATGGTGGATCTTGATTTTTCTTTGACAAAAGTCAACAATGATGGAGCACAATTTTTGTCAACTTGCTTAAGCAATATTAAACAACTCTATATCCCTGATAGTGGTATAACAGCAGAAGGTGCCGAATTCATATCCGATGGCCTTCTGCAGCTTACAAAACCA ATGGAAGGAATCTATCTTTGGGACAATGACATTGGCGATGTTGGTGCTGCAGCTCTTGCTAGAAGTCtacataaaattaaatga
- the LOC143460550 gene encoding NACHT, LRR and PYD domains-containing protein 3-like isoform X1 — translation MDENAKEQRRLDTGSQRDVERQDNEGQTSQAMDHQIQRSIPLQCTGTTIQGSNIVNSNVIMNSGPVTITNQSIVENVNIDELCKDLEKRLVEATKNASETIDPVVDLDHSIDWVSLEIAESNEPSITNETTHHHRREDFQKMYKTIEGNLSLEQLWPLAQQEAKNEAEIKCKTESAKQDYIRKHGNVVGILGEAGIGKTTLSKILVQKVLKEKSQMYDCQCQYIFYIPVRNMDFKTETFFLPLLLSSASCEYSSHIKEEKIRDKVLDKLDNNPNVVIILDGLDEADINFVSQPSNISKYAKSTAEYFIKNILQGKLLPDAKKYVTSRPRQFYDLHNECRPRFKANILGLSKESQHKLCKEICGESYSDVLTYLQNHPDIFAYCYVPVNCQLVCFCIHQFLSSGGDQLSRCTMSKIMTSAFSLFLDSSHFRENLNSEEMQKELKKIPALAWYGFVNKMLLFKKGDLKKNGININKVLDCFLHSFVDGKRSNLRFKVIEGKKVFFFSHMIWQEFLSAMHLILFMPLEDFQQHLHEFGSSWWQMVTKFMFGILCQDVCEQLEEIFPTMFAPNDDEIARKMAYLKNFTSKYLEDSMKRSFDLKSFLQLCTLVYEFQNEDLTPEIAEKLPTMIAIGGDLLPSDITSFHYVLSKRKNSIDLKFHVNSIEDSFQHFFEKMSSIGSILMISAVSCNKGNLDLTKMQSLVKCLDKITCLILNGCDISENAAECLAEGLCKLSAPISELYLARTKIGDTGAQYLSNCLRKIKKLYLAENVITANGAEFISEGLKPLKQPMTCLDISCNSIGDKGASFVASSLSKVEQLAVKGCGFTEKGVKAFADALKDTTMKKLELSYQDPLKASHRLITISCDMEILLKKTSYHRDRITGVGVELIY, via the exons ATCCAAAGAAGTATACCGCTGCAATGCACAGGCACCACAATTCAAGGGTCAAACATAGTTAATTCTAATGTTATAATGAATTCTGGACCAGTTACGATCACAA ATCAGTCTATAGTTGAAAATGTGAACATTGATGAACTGT gtAAGGATTTGGAAAAAAGGCTTGTTGAAGCAACAAAGAATGCTTCTGAAACCATCGATCCAGTTGTTGATCTTGACCATAGCATTGACTGGGTGTCACTTGAAATTGCTGAATCCAACGAGCCTTCTATCACAAATGAAACAACACATCATCATCGCAGAgaagattttcaaaaaatgtacaaaacaaTTGAAGGAAACCTCTCCTTAGAACAATTATGGCCCCTTGCTCAACAAGAAGCTAAAAATGAAGCAGAAATAAAGTGCAAGACAGAATCAGCCAAGCAGGATTACATTAGAAAGCATGGAAATGTTGTAGGAATTCTCGGGGAGGCCGGCATTGGCAAAACAACACTTTCTAAAATTCTTGTCCAAAAAGTGCTTAAAGAAAAGTCACAAATGTATGATTGTCAGTGCcagtatattttttatatccCGGTGCGAAACATGGATTTTAAAACGGAGACCTTTTTCCTTCCACTGCTTTTAAGCAGTGCTTCGTGTGAATATAGTTCACACATCAAAGAAGAGAAAATAAGAGATAAGGTCCTTGATAAGTTAGATAACAATCCCAATGTTGTGATAATCCTTGATGGTCTAGACGAGGCTGATATCAACTTTGTTTCCCAACCTTCTAACATTTCCAAATATGCTAAGTCAACGGCAGAATATTTTAttaagaatattttgcaaggTAAACTTCTTCCAGATGCTAAAAAGTATGTCACTTCAAGGCCGCGACAGTTTTATGATCTTCACAATGAATGTAGGCCACGATTTAAGGCAAATATACTTGGTCTCAGTAAAGAGTCACAGCATAAACTCTGCAAAGAGATTTGTGGTGAATCTTACAGTGATGTTTTGACCTATCTTCAAAATCATCCTGACATATTTGCTTACTGCTATGTACCAGTAAATTGCCAACtggtttgtttttgcattCATCAGTTTTTAAGCAGTGGAGGTGACCAACTTAGTCGTTGTACAATGTCTAAGATCATGACTTCAGCCTTTTCTCTATTCCTTGATTCTTCTCATTTTCGAGAAAATCTCAATTCTGAAGAGATGCAGAAAGAACTTAAGAAGATACCAGCCTTAGCTTGGTATGGGTTTGTGAACAAAATGTTGCTGTTCAAAAAAGGTGATCTTAAAAAAAATGGAATTAACATCAACAAGGTCCTGGATTGTTTTCTGCATAGTTTTGTTGACGGCAAAAGGTCAAATTTACGTTTCAAAGTTATTGAAGGGAAAaaggttttctttttttctcaTATGATATGGCAAGAATTTTTATCCGCCATGCACCTTATCTTGTTCATGCCTCTTGAGGACTTTCAGCAACACCTCCACGAGTTTGGCTCCAGTTGGTGGCAGATGGTGACCAAGTTCATGTTTGGAATTCTTTGTCAAGATGTTTGTGAGCAGTTGGAAGAAATATTTCCCACCATGTTTGCTCCCAATGATGATGAAATTGCGAGAAAAATGGCATATTTGAagaattttacttcaaaataTCTTGAAGATTCTATGAAAAGAAGCTTtgatttgaaaagttttctCCAGTTATGTACGTTAGTATATGAATTTCAGAATGAAGATCTGACACCAGAAATTGCCGAAAAATTGCCCACTATGATAGCTATCGGCGGAGATTTGCTCCCAAGTGACATCACCAGTTTTCATTATGTTCTGAGCAAGAGGAAGAATTctattgatttaaaatttcatgtgaATTCTATTGAAGACAGTTTTCAACACTTCTTTGAAAAGATGTCTTCCATTGGTAGCATTTTGATG ATATCTGCAGTTTCTTGCAATAAAGGAAATCTTGATCTCACAAAGATGCAAAGCTTGGTGAAATGCTTAGACAAGATTACGTGTCTTATTCTTAATGGATGTGACATTTCTGAAAATGCTGCTGAGTGTCTAGCTGAAGGATTGTGTAAACTCTCTGCTCCT ATATCGGAGCTTTATTTGGCCAGAACCAAGATTGGTGACACTGGTGCGCAATATCTGTCAAATTGTTTGAGGAAAATAAAGAAGCTTTATCTTGCTGAAAATGTCATCACAGCAAATGGTGCCGAGTTTATATCAGAAGGACTTAAACCGCTCAAACAACCT ATGACTTGTCTTGATATTTCTTGCAATTCAATTGGGGATAAAGGAGCAAGCTTTGTTGCTTCTTCATTGAGTAAAGTGGAGCAACTTGCAGTTAAAGGTTGTGGATTCACAGAAAAAGGAGTTAAAGCTTTTGCTGATGCTCTTAAAGACACAACC ATGAAGAAGCTTGAACTAAGTTACCAAGATCCGTTGAAAGCATCCCATCGTCTAATTACCATATCATGTGATATGGAAATTCTTCTTAAGAAAACATCTTACCATCGTGATCGCATAACTGGAGTTGGTGTTGAATTGATTT ATTGA
- the LOC143460550 gene encoding NACHT, LRR and PYD domains-containing protein 3-like isoform X3, whose translation MDENPKKRRKLDPGSQRDVERKDNEGQASEAMDHQIQRSIPLQCTGTTIQGSNIVNSNVIMNSGPVTITNQSIVENVNIDELCKDLEKRLVEATKNASETIDPVVDLDHSIDWVSLEIAESNEPSITNETTHHHRREDFQKMYKTIEGNLSLEQLWPLAQQEAKNEAEIKCKTESAKQDYIRKHGNVVGILGEAGIGKTTLSKILVQKVLKEKSQMYDCQCQYIFYIPVRNMDFKTETFFLPLLLSSASCEYSSHIKEEKIRDKVLDKLDNNPNVVIILDGLDEADINFVSQPSNISKYAKSTAEYFIKNILQGKLLPDAKKYVTSRPRQFYDLHNECRPRFKANILGLSKESQHKLCKEICGESYSDVLTYLQNHPDIFAYCYVPVNCQLVCFCIHQFLSSGGDQLSRCTMSKIMTSAFSLFLDSSHFRENLNSEEMQKELKKIPALAWYGFVNKMLLFKKGDLKKNGININKVLDCFLHSFVDGKRSNLRFKVIEGKKVFFFSHMIWQEFLSAMHLILFMPLEDFQQHLHEFGSSWWQMVTKFMFGILCQDVCEQLEEIFPTMFAPNDDEIARKMAYLKNFTSKYLEDSMKRSFDLKSFLQLCTLVYEFQNEDLTPEIAEKLPTMIAIGGDLLPSDITSFHYVLSKRKNSIDLKFHVNSIEDSFQHFFEKMSSIGSILMISAVSCNKGNLDLTKMQSLVKCLDKITCLILNGCDISENAAECLAEGLCKLSAPISELYLARTKIGDTGAQYLSNCLRKIKKLYLAENVITANGAEFISEGLKPLKQPMTCLDISCNSIGDKGASFVASSLSKVEQLAVKGCGFTEKGVKAFADALKDTTMKKLELSYQDPLKASHRLITISCDMEILLKKTSYHRDRITGVGVELIY comes from the exons ATCCAAAGAAGTATACCGCTGCAATGCACAGGCACCACAATTCAAGGGTCAAACATAGTTAATTCTAATGTTATAATGAATTCTGGACCAGTTACGATCACAA ATCAGTCTATAGTTGAAAATGTGAACATTGATGAACTGT gtAAGGATTTGGAAAAAAGGCTTGTTGAAGCAACAAAGAATGCTTCTGAAACCATCGATCCAGTTGTTGATCTTGACCATAGCATTGACTGGGTGTCACTTGAAATTGCTGAATCCAACGAGCCTTCTATCACAAATGAAACAACACATCATCATCGCAGAgaagattttcaaaaaatgtacaaaacaaTTGAAGGAAACCTCTCCTTAGAACAATTATGGCCCCTTGCTCAACAAGAAGCTAAAAATGAAGCAGAAATAAAGTGCAAGACAGAATCAGCCAAGCAGGATTACATTAGAAAGCATGGAAATGTTGTAGGAATTCTCGGGGAGGCCGGCATTGGCAAAACAACACTTTCTAAAATTCTTGTCCAAAAAGTGCTTAAAGAAAAGTCACAAATGTATGATTGTCAGTGCcagtatattttttatatccCGGTGCGAAACATGGATTTTAAAACGGAGACCTTTTTCCTTCCACTGCTTTTAAGCAGTGCTTCGTGTGAATATAGTTCACACATCAAAGAAGAGAAAATAAGAGATAAGGTCCTTGATAAGTTAGATAACAATCCCAATGTTGTGATAATCCTTGATGGTCTAGACGAGGCTGATATCAACTTTGTTTCCCAACCTTCTAACATTTCCAAATATGCTAAGTCAACGGCAGAATATTTTAttaagaatattttgcaaggTAAACTTCTTCCAGATGCTAAAAAGTATGTCACTTCAAGGCCGCGACAGTTTTATGATCTTCACAATGAATGTAGGCCACGATTTAAGGCAAATATACTTGGTCTCAGTAAAGAGTCACAGCATAAACTCTGCAAAGAGATTTGTGGTGAATCTTACAGTGATGTTTTGACCTATCTTCAAAATCATCCTGACATATTTGCTTACTGCTATGTACCAGTAAATTGCCAACtggtttgtttttgcattCATCAGTTTTTAAGCAGTGGAGGTGACCAACTTAGTCGTTGTACAATGTCTAAGATCATGACTTCAGCCTTTTCTCTATTCCTTGATTCTTCTCATTTTCGAGAAAATCTCAATTCTGAAGAGATGCAGAAAGAACTTAAGAAGATACCAGCCTTAGCTTGGTATGGGTTTGTGAACAAAATGTTGCTGTTCAAAAAAGGTGATCTTAAAAAAAATGGAATTAACATCAACAAGGTCCTGGATTGTTTTCTGCATAGTTTTGTTGACGGCAAAAGGTCAAATTTACGTTTCAAAGTTATTGAAGGGAAAaaggttttctttttttctcaTATGATATGGCAAGAATTTTTATCCGCCATGCACCTTATCTTGTTCATGCCTCTTGAGGACTTTCAGCAACACCTCCACGAGTTTGGCTCCAGTTGGTGGCAGATGGTGACCAAGTTCATGTTTGGAATTCTTTGTCAAGATGTTTGTGAGCAGTTGGAAGAAATATTTCCCACCATGTTTGCTCCCAATGATGATGAAATTGCGAGAAAAATGGCATATTTGAagaattttacttcaaaataTCTTGAAGATTCTATGAAAAGAAGCTTtgatttgaaaagttttctCCAGTTATGTACGTTAGTATATGAATTTCAGAATGAAGATCTGACACCAGAAATTGCCGAAAAATTGCCCACTATGATAGCTATCGGCGGAGATTTGCTCCCAAGTGACATCACCAGTTTTCATTATGTTCTGAGCAAGAGGAAGAATTctattgatttaaaatttcatgtgaATTCTATTGAAGACAGTTTTCAACACTTCTTTGAAAAGATGTCTTCCATTGGTAGCATTTTGATG ATATCTGCAGTTTCTTGCAATAAAGGAAATCTTGATCTCACAAAGATGCAAAGCTTGGTGAAATGCTTAGACAAGATTACGTGTCTTATTCTTAATGGATGTGACATTTCTGAAAATGCTGCTGAGTGTCTAGCTGAAGGATTGTGTAAACTCTCTGCTCCT ATATCGGAGCTTTATTTGGCCAGAACCAAGATTGGTGACACTGGTGCGCAATATCTGTCAAATTGTTTGAGGAAAATAAAGAAGCTTTATCTTGCTGAAAATGTCATCACAGCAAATGGTGCCGAGTTTATATCAGAAGGACTTAAACCGCTCAAACAACCT ATGACTTGTCTTGATATTTCTTGCAATTCAATTGGGGATAAAGGAGCAAGCTTTGTTGCTTCTTCATTGAGTAAAGTGGAGCAACTTGCAGTTAAAGGTTGTGGATTCACAGAAAAAGGAGTTAAAGCTTTTGCTGATGCTCTTAAAGACACAACC ATGAAGAAGCTTGAACTAAGTTACCAAGATCCGTTGAAAGCATCCCATCGTCTAATTACCATATCATGTGATATGGAAATTCTTCTTAAGAAAACATCTTACCATCGTGATCGCATAACTGGAGTTGGTGTTGAATTGATTT ATTGA
- the LOC143460550 gene encoding NACHT, LRR and PYD domains-containing protein 3-like isoform X2, with translation MDENPKKRRKLDPGSQRDVERQDNEGQTSQAMDHQIQRSIPLQCTGTTIQGSNIVNSNVIMNSGPVTITNQSIVENVNIDELCKDLEKRLVEATKNASETIDPVVDLDHSIDWVSLEIAESNEPSITNETTHHHRREDFQKMYKTIEGNLSLEQLWPLAQQEAKNEAEIKCKTESAKQDYIRKHGNVVGILGEAGIGKTTLSKILVQKVLKEKSQMYDCQCQYIFYIPVRNMDFKTETFFLPLLLSSASCEYSSHIKEEKIRDKVLDKLDNNPNVVIILDGLDEADINFVSQPSNISKYAKSTAEYFIKNILQGKLLPDAKKYVTSRPRQFYDLHNECRPRFKANILGLSKESQHKLCKEICGESYSDVLTYLQNHPDIFAYCYVPVNCQLVCFCIHQFLSSGGDQLSRCTMSKIMTSAFSLFLDSSHFRENLNSEEMQKELKKIPALAWYGFVNKMLLFKKGDLKKNGININKVLDCFLHSFVDGKRSNLRFKVIEGKKVFFFSHMIWQEFLSAMHLILFMPLEDFQQHLHEFGSSWWQMVTKFMFGILCQDVCEQLEEIFPTMFAPNDDEIARKMAYLKNFTSKYLEDSMKRSFDLKSFLQLCTLVYEFQNEDLTPEIAEKLPTMIAIGGDLLPSDITSFHYVLSKRKNSIDLKFHVNSIEDSFQHFFEKMSSIGSILMISAVSCNKGNLDLTKMQSLVKCLDKITCLILNGCDISENAAECLAEGLCKLSAPISELYLARTKIGDTGAQYLSNCLRKIKKLYLAENVITANGAEFISEGLKPLKQPMTCLDISCNSIGDKGASFVASSLSKVEQLAVKGCGFTEKGVKAFADALKDTTMKKLELSYQDPLKASHRLITISCDMEILLKKTSYHRDRITGVGVELIY, from the exons ATCCAAAGAAGTATACCGCTGCAATGCACAGGCACCACAATTCAAGGGTCAAACATAGTTAATTCTAATGTTATAATGAATTCTGGACCAGTTACGATCACAA ATCAGTCTATAGTTGAAAATGTGAACATTGATGAACTGT gtAAGGATTTGGAAAAAAGGCTTGTTGAAGCAACAAAGAATGCTTCTGAAACCATCGATCCAGTTGTTGATCTTGACCATAGCATTGACTGGGTGTCACTTGAAATTGCTGAATCCAACGAGCCTTCTATCACAAATGAAACAACACATCATCATCGCAGAgaagattttcaaaaaatgtacaaaacaaTTGAAGGAAACCTCTCCTTAGAACAATTATGGCCCCTTGCTCAACAAGAAGCTAAAAATGAAGCAGAAATAAAGTGCAAGACAGAATCAGCCAAGCAGGATTACATTAGAAAGCATGGAAATGTTGTAGGAATTCTCGGGGAGGCCGGCATTGGCAAAACAACACTTTCTAAAATTCTTGTCCAAAAAGTGCTTAAAGAAAAGTCACAAATGTATGATTGTCAGTGCcagtatattttttatatccCGGTGCGAAACATGGATTTTAAAACGGAGACCTTTTTCCTTCCACTGCTTTTAAGCAGTGCTTCGTGTGAATATAGTTCACACATCAAAGAAGAGAAAATAAGAGATAAGGTCCTTGATAAGTTAGATAACAATCCCAATGTTGTGATAATCCTTGATGGTCTAGACGAGGCTGATATCAACTTTGTTTCCCAACCTTCTAACATTTCCAAATATGCTAAGTCAACGGCAGAATATTTTAttaagaatattttgcaaggTAAACTTCTTCCAGATGCTAAAAAGTATGTCACTTCAAGGCCGCGACAGTTTTATGATCTTCACAATGAATGTAGGCCACGATTTAAGGCAAATATACTTGGTCTCAGTAAAGAGTCACAGCATAAACTCTGCAAAGAGATTTGTGGTGAATCTTACAGTGATGTTTTGACCTATCTTCAAAATCATCCTGACATATTTGCTTACTGCTATGTACCAGTAAATTGCCAACtggtttgtttttgcattCATCAGTTTTTAAGCAGTGGAGGTGACCAACTTAGTCGTTGTACAATGTCTAAGATCATGACTTCAGCCTTTTCTCTATTCCTTGATTCTTCTCATTTTCGAGAAAATCTCAATTCTGAAGAGATGCAGAAAGAACTTAAGAAGATACCAGCCTTAGCTTGGTATGGGTTTGTGAACAAAATGTTGCTGTTCAAAAAAGGTGATCTTAAAAAAAATGGAATTAACATCAACAAGGTCCTGGATTGTTTTCTGCATAGTTTTGTTGACGGCAAAAGGTCAAATTTACGTTTCAAAGTTATTGAAGGGAAAaaggttttctttttttctcaTATGATATGGCAAGAATTTTTATCCGCCATGCACCTTATCTTGTTCATGCCTCTTGAGGACTTTCAGCAACACCTCCACGAGTTTGGCTCCAGTTGGTGGCAGATGGTGACCAAGTTCATGTTTGGAATTCTTTGTCAAGATGTTTGTGAGCAGTTGGAAGAAATATTTCCCACCATGTTTGCTCCCAATGATGATGAAATTGCGAGAAAAATGGCATATTTGAagaattttacttcaaaataTCTTGAAGATTCTATGAAAAGAAGCTTtgatttgaaaagttttctCCAGTTATGTACGTTAGTATATGAATTTCAGAATGAAGATCTGACACCAGAAATTGCCGAAAAATTGCCCACTATGATAGCTATCGGCGGAGATTTGCTCCCAAGTGACATCACCAGTTTTCATTATGTTCTGAGCAAGAGGAAGAATTctattgatttaaaatttcatgtgaATTCTATTGAAGACAGTTTTCAACACTTCTTTGAAAAGATGTCTTCCATTGGTAGCATTTTGATG ATATCTGCAGTTTCTTGCAATAAAGGAAATCTTGATCTCACAAAGATGCAAAGCTTGGTGAAATGCTTAGACAAGATTACGTGTCTTATTCTTAATGGATGTGACATTTCTGAAAATGCTGCTGAGTGTCTAGCTGAAGGATTGTGTAAACTCTCTGCTCCT ATATCGGAGCTTTATTTGGCCAGAACCAAGATTGGTGACACTGGTGCGCAATATCTGTCAAATTGTTTGAGGAAAATAAAGAAGCTTTATCTTGCTGAAAATGTCATCACAGCAAATGGTGCCGAGTTTATATCAGAAGGACTTAAACCGCTCAAACAACCT ATGACTTGTCTTGATATTTCTTGCAATTCAATTGGGGATAAAGGAGCAAGCTTTGTTGCTTCTTCATTGAGTAAAGTGGAGCAACTTGCAGTTAAAGGTTGTGGATTCACAGAAAAAGGAGTTAAAGCTTTTGCTGATGCTCTTAAAGACACAACC ATGAAGAAGCTTGAACTAAGTTACCAAGATCCGTTGAAAGCATCCCATCGTCTAATTACCATATCATGTGATATGGAAATTCTTCTTAAGAAAACATCTTACCATCGTGATCGCATAACTGGAGTTGGTGTTGAATTGATTT ATTGA